From the Streptomyces sp. SN-593 genome, the window GGCCGAGCAGTTGGGGGTCGCCGCGGTGCTGCGGCCCGACGCGATCCGGGTCAAGAGCTACCGGGTCTCGGCCAAGCACGCGGACGAGACGGTGGGCGACACCCTCCTCAACAGCTTCTACGCGGACGACCTCCAGCGGGTCGCCGAGGCCGTGGCGGCGGGCGGGGCCGGTGAGGCGCTGCTCGGCTACCTGCGTGCGGACGCGGACCTGGACGCCGATGCCCGCCACGACGTGCGCCGTGCGCCCGAGACCGTCCTGGAGCAGGTCCGGCCCTCGCGGATGCCGCTCGGGCGATGGCCCGCGGACAGCGACAAACCCCTGGTCCTCAGCCAGCAGTTCGCGGTCAACCGCATCATGGACACGCTCGGAGCGGACGGCGGCACCGGGGTCTACGCCGTCAACGGCCCGCCGGGCACCGGGAAGACGACCATGCTGCGCGACCTGATCGCCGCCGTCGTGGTCCGGCGCGCCGAGCGGCTGGCGGAGTTACCCGGCCCCGAACTCGCCTTCTCCCGAACTCCGTTCACCTGGCGCGTGGAGGACAACGCGGGCAAGACCTACCCGCGCAGCATCCATCCGCTGGTTCCGGGCCTCACCGGCTTCGAGATGGTGATCGCCTCGTCGAACAACGGCGCGGTGGAGAACGTCACGCTGGAGGTTCCCGGCGCGCGGGCCGTCGGCGACGAGTGGAAGGCGGAGGCGGACTACCTCTCCGGCCCCGCCGGCATCGCGCTCGGCGAGCCGGCCTGGGGGGCGATCGCCGCCCGTCTGGGACGGCGCAGCAACCGCTCCGACTTCGTGCAGCGGTTCTGGTGGGGAAACACCCCGCAGGTCCCGGGCCCGCGGCGGGCGCCGAGCGCGCCCGCTCCCCCGCGGCCTCCCGGCCTGCAGAAGATGCTCCAGCAGCAGATCGCCCACGTCCCCGGCTCCTCCAGGAGGCCGCAGGCCGCGGGGGACGCCCCCGGCCAGGAGGCGCCGCTGGGGCGGGAGACGTGGAGCGACGCGGTGCGGCGCTTCTCCACCGCCCGGCGCCGGGTGCGCGAACTGGCCGCGCGGCGGCAGGAGATCGCCGACCTCGCCGCGCGGCTGGCCGCACCGGACGCGGTCCTGGCGGGCCTGCTGGCCCACATGTCCGACGCCCAGGACGCCCTGGCCCTGCTCCAGCGGGAAAGGCGCCACGGCGAGGCCGCCCTCGACGAGCGCCGCCGCGAGCACACCGCCCGCACGGACGCGCTGGACGAGGCCCGGCGCCTGCTGGAGGAGGCCGACGCCAGGACGGCGCTCGGCGCGCAGGACGTCAGGTCGGCGGAGGCGCTCGTGCACGGCCACAACGCCCAGCGGCCCGGTCTGCTCCGGCGGATCTTCTCGCCCGAGACCGGGCGGCGCTGGGAGGCCGAGCGCGACCTGCTCACGGCCCGACTCGCCACCGCCGACACCCGGCTGACCACGCTGGAGGCGTCCCGTGCGACCCGGCGCGCCGACTCACGGGCGGCACGCGGCGCGCGGGACGAGGCGCTGACCGCCGTCCGCGGCGCGCAGTCCCGGCTGGCCGCCTGCGAGCAGGCCGTCGCGCGGCAGGTCGCCGCGGTCGCCGAGGCCGGGGAGCAGGCGGACCGCAGGCGGCGCGAGCGGGAGGCCGAGGGGCAGCGGCTGGCCGAGGCACGCCGGCGGTGGGGCGCCTCGGTGCCGGGCGACGAGTGGCGGGCCGACGCCGACGACCGGGAGGCGATGGAGGCGCGGGAGCTGTCCGCTCCGTGGATGGACGCCGAGTTCGCCGCGGCGCGTTCCGCGCTCTTCCTGGCCGCCCTGGACCTGCACCGCGCGCTGCTGGCCGCCGCCCCCGACCGGCTGCGCCGGAACCTCCAGGCCACCATGGACGTGGTCGGCGGCCAGGCGCCCTCCGACCTGCCGGCGCAGGTGGTGCTCGCCGCGTGGCAGATGCTCTTCCTCGTCGTGCCGGTGATCTCCACGACCTTCGCGTCGATGGGGCGGATGTTCGGCAGGCTGGGCGGCGAGGCGCTGGGCTGGCTGCTCGTCGACGAGGCGGGCCAGGCCGCGCCGCAGGAGGTGGTCGGCGCCCTGTGGCGGACACGCCGCGCGGTGGTCGTCGGCGACCCGCTCCAGCTCGAACCGGTGGTCACCCTGCCGTGGACCGGTCAGCGGCGGCTCGCCACCCGCTTCTCGGTGGACCGCCGGTGGGCGCCGTCCGCGGCCTCGGTGCAGACCCTCGCCGACCGGCTCAACCCGTACGGCACCTGGCTGGCCGACTCCGAGGGCGGGCAGGTCTGGCTCGGCTCGCCGCTGCGCGTGCACCGCCGCTGCGACCGCCTGATGTTCGACGTCAGCAACACCATCGCGTACGACGGGATGATGGTCTACGGGGTCTCGCGCGACCAGGACGACTTCCCCCTGGTGACGCGGAGCGTCTGGGTGGACGTGCCCGCGCTGCCGGGCGAGGAGAAGTGGAACCCCGAGGAGGGGGGCGCCCTGGAGTGGTTCCTCGACCTGGTCAGGGACCGCGTCACGGACGCGATGCAGCGGGAACCGTACGACGGGAGCCTGCTCCCGGGCCCCGGCTCCGACCCCGGCCCCGGTGCGCCCGCGGACGCCCGGGCCCGGGAGCTGAGGCGCCGGATCGACGAGTCGCTCTTCGTCATCAGCCCCTTCCGCGACGTCGTGGGCGGTATCGGCCGGGTCGCGGACGGCCGCCTCTCCCGTCGGCGCTACGGGACGGTGCACACCACGCAGGGCAAGGAGGCGGACATCGTGGTCCTGGTGCTCGGCACCGGCGCGGGCCAGGTGGGTTCGCGCGACTGGGCCGCCAGGACGCCGAACCTGCTGAACGTCGCGGTCACCCGGGCCCGCCGCAGGCTGGTCGTGATCGGGGACCACGCCCTCTGGTCGCGGCACCGCTACTTCCGGGACCTCGCCGGGCACGACCGGCTGCACCGGTGGACACCCGAGCGCTGAGCCGGGGTCCGAGCGGAGGCCGGCCGCGGATGCGGCCTCCGGCCCGGGCCACGACTACGGCTGCGGCTGCTGCCACGACTGCGACTACGGCTTGCGGGCCTCGATGAGGAAGCGGGTGGAGTGGGCGACGAACGGGCCGCGGGTGGTGATGAGGCGGTGGAGGTCGTACAGGCGGGCGCGGTAGCGCTCGACGGTGAAGTCCGGGACCATCCAGATCACCTTGCGGAGGAAGTAGACCACCGCGCCGATGTCGTGGAACTCCATCCGCAGCCGTTCCAGGCGCAGGTCCAGCACCTCCAGGCCGGCCGCCTCGGCGCCCGCCCGGGCCGTCTCGGGGTCACGCGCGCCGCCGGCGCCGGAAGGCTGCGGGCCGAGGAAGAACTCGTAGACCTCGGCGGCGCTGGCCGGACCGACCTGTTGGGAGAGGTAGGTGCCGCCGGGGCGGAGCACGCGGGCGATCTCCCGCCACCACACGGTGACCGGGTGGCGGCTGGTGACCAGGTCGAACGCCGCGTCCGCGAAGGGCAGCGGGGGCTCGTCCGGGTCGGCGACCACGACCACGCCGCGCGGGTGGAGCAGGACGGTGGCCTTCGCGGCGTTCGGCGGCCACGACTCGGTGGCGGCCGTCACCGGCGGGAGGACGGGGGCGCCGGCCAGCACCTCGCCGCCTCCGGTCTGCACGTCCAGCGCGGCCGACGCCCGGCCCAGGCCGTGTCTGACACATCCCGCCTGGTTGACGGGGCCTGGCACGCACGCTCGCCGCGTTGTCGGTCGTCGGCGCAGCCCGCTGCGCTCTCCTCCCTCCGCCTTGCGATCGCACGCACCAGGCCCCGTCAACCCCCGCCCTTCGGGCGGGACGACGCTCTGTGTCAGACACGGCCCAGCCGCTCGGACATCAGCCGCTGGTAGCCCCACGAGGGCCGCTGCTCGCTCGCCCGGCCGTCCAGCCAGGAGAAGTCCCATCCGTCCACGCGGACGGCGTCGGCCTCGGCCAGCAACTCGTCGAAGGTCCGGTCCATCCGCTCAGCCTCGCGGGACACCGCGGCCGGCGGCAAACGGTTTTACGGCTCCGGGGGCGCCGGGGCCGCGTGGCGTGCGGCGGCCGCCGCGGGCCGCGGGTGACCGCACCGGTGGGGCGCCCCGAGCGCCCCGACGGGCGCGGCCGTCGTCCGGGAGGGAGCCCGGCTCACGCCGTGGCGGGCGGGTTCAGCGTCAGGTAGCAGCGGATCGCGGTGCCCGCCGCGCTGGTGTGGGTGCGCACCAGGTCGGCGATCTGATGGACCATCAGCAGCCCGCGCCCGCCGGGGCGTCCGGGCGGGGGCGTGCGGCTGCCCGCCAGCGGGTCGGCCAGCCGGCCGGCGTCGCGGACCTCGAACGCGACGTGGCCGTTCTCCGCCCACACCCGCACCACGCCCGAACCGCCGCCGTGCAGCACGCTGTTGGTGGTCAGCTCGGCGACGGCGAGAGCCAGGTCGTCCAGCCGCCGCCCGGTCAGCCCCAGCTCGTCGGCCGCGCGCACCGCGAACTGCCGGGCCGCGCGCAGCCCGTCGTCGTCGAACGGGAAGGACGCCGCGAACCGGGGCTCGGCGAGCGGCACGTTGTAGGACGCCACGGCCCGCTCGGGCGCGTAGTGCGCGCTGGCCCGGCGCCGGCCGCCCTCGATCAGCACCGGGTGCGTCACACAGGCGTCGCCCAGTGCCTGCGGCGGGAGCCGGGTGGCGTCGTACAGGCACAGGATCGTGGCCCGGCGACCGTCGAACGCGGAGTTGACCAGGGCTTCGTGCTGGACGCAGGCCGGGTACTCCAGCGGGGTGCGGCCGGGCCAGACGGGCTCGGCCACGATCCGGACCGGGCCGTCCGGCTGCGCGTCGGCGAACGCGGCGAGCACGCCCGAGATGATCCGGCCGGGGTTGCGGCCGGCGCGGGCCATGTCGGTGAAGTGCACGCCGTCGGCGGCCGGGCCGAGCGCGTTGTGCAACTGGGCCAGCCGTTCGCCGGGGACCGCGACGGCGACCCGCTCGCCGGCGGCCAGGCCGTCGCGGACGAAGGCGAGGGTGCTGTCGAGGCACTCGGTGTCGTCGCGGTAGAAGTAGGCGGGGTGCGAGAAGGCACCGCCGACGGGCTCCACGTCCTCCGACCCCCTTTCGGACACCTCTGCCGGTGTCGCCAGTATGCGCCTGGTGGAAATGGCCTCGTCAGGGGGTCTCCCCCCGTCGGGCGTCCCGTACACGGACCGGCTCGACGCGGGCGCCGGTCCGTCCCGCGCGGGCACTGTACCGCCACGCGCGGTCGCGGGTCCTCCGTACTCAGCCGTGGTTGATCGCCTCGAAGGCCGCGGACAGCGTCTCGCTCTCGTCGGCCGGCAGCGCCCGCTCCAGCGCCGGCACGAGGTCGCGGCGCTCGTGGAAGAGGTACTGGTACATCTGGGTGAGGGCGCCGTCGATGGTCAGGCGGCGGGTCTCCTCCGGGTGCCGGCCGGTGAGCGCGCGGTCGAGGATGTCCTGGATCAGCTCGCCCTCCTGCCGGTCGCGCGCCACCACCCGGGCCCCCTCGCCGTGCCGTTCCAGCACCTTGCGCACGGTGGCCTCCTTGGCGGCGCAGTGCCGCGCGAAGGTGTCGGCGAGCGGCCGCACCTCATCCGGGGTGTCGCCGCCGCGCATCCGCAGGTCCTCGACCATCGCGAGCAGCATCCCGCCGGAGGTGACCAGGCTGGCCGCGAGCCCGGTGGGCACCGGGTGCCCGTCATGGCCCGCCGCGGCTCCGCGCGGGTGCCTGCGGCCCCAGCTCCACCGGCCGCGGCCGCCGCCCGGCTCCGCCGCCGTGCCCGCCCCCGGCTCCGGAACCGCGCTCGCGCCCGCGCCGGGACGGTCGGGCGTCTCCTCGCGCTCGCTCGCTTCGCTCATGACGGGCTCCTTGTCTCCGCTCGCGGGTGCCGTACGGCGTCCGGCGGACCCCGGCGGCCGTCCGCGCCGTGCGTCGTGACGGTCCTCCACGTCCTACGGTGCAACGCTCCGGCCGTCCGCGCCCCTCACCGTCCGCCGCCGGGGCGGGTCCGGCGGTCCGCCGGGGCCGGCCGGAGCGAATGCGGACCCGGCCGGGATCACCGTCCGGCGTCGTCCTCGTCGTCGTCCGGCAGCTCCTCGTCGGGAAGGTCGGCATCGGCCACCAGGTGGACCGCGGCCTCCTCCGCCGAGGCGGCACCGCCGTCGATGCCGACGTCCTCGCCGGCCACGCCGTCACGTCGCGCGTGCGCCCCCTCGTCCGGACCGACCAGTCGGCCCGAGCGGGACCCGCCCGCCTCCGGGTCGAGCAGTTCGCCGTCGGTGTCCGGGGCGTCGCCGAGGCCGTCGCCTTCCGGCGGCTCCCGTTCCGGGCGCTCCCGGGCGAGCCGCTCCTCCAGGGACTCGCCGGCCCGCTGCTCCTGCCCGGTGGTACCGCTGCCCTCCACGGCCAGCGGCCGTTCGGGCGGCGAGTACCCCTCGTCCAGGACCTCGTCCACGCCCCGGTCGTCCAGCGTGTCCGCCGGCTCCAGCGGGCCCGTGTCCTCGCGGATCTCGCGGTCCCCGCCGGCCTCCGGCTGGTACACGTCGTCACCGCGCCCCAGGTCGTCTGTTCCGCCCTGCTGCTCAGTCATGTGCGTGCGCTCATCTCGTCGGGGACCTCGTCGCCAACGGGGCGCCTACCCCTCCGCACCACCGAGAAACGGACATTACGGGGGTGCCCTGACCCCCGGGGCGGTGTGTCCTGTCGGTTCCGGGACCACCTGGCGGTGGGGGCTTGTCGCGCCGTTCCCCGCGCCCCTGGGGATGCGCGGGTCCCCCCGGGTCCCCCTCCCCCGAGGGTGGTGCGTCCTGCCGGTTCCAGGACCACCTGTCAGTGGGGGGCTGGTCGCGCCGTTCCCCGCGCCCCTGGATTCGTGCGGGTGCTTCGCGGATGGGGGCGCGCCCTGGTGGGCAGCGCCGAGCATCACGAAAAGCCGGTTCCCCGTCACGGGAAGACCTGCCTGAACGCGGGAACCCCACACCCGGCACCCGCCACAACTGACGGAGTACCCGCAGACACCCAGGGGCGCGGGGAACGGCGCGACCAACCCCCACCCCCAGGTGATCCCAGAACCCACAGAACACACCACCCCCCAGAGGGCCAGCGCACCCCAGGAACACCCGCAGGCACCCAGGGGCGCGGGGAACGGCGCGACCAAACCCCACCGCCAGGTGGTCCCGGAACCGGCAGGACGCGGCACCCCGGAGGGTCAGCGCACCCCGGAAGGGCGGAACTGGACACTGATCCGCCCGCCCACCGTGGAACGGGTCTTGGGGATCGCGTGGTCCCACGTCCGCTGGCAGGACCCGCCCATGACGATGAGGTCCCCGTGCCCCAGGGGACACCGCACCTTCGCCGGACCGCCGCCGCGCGGGCGCAACAGCAACGGTCTGGGCTCGCCGAGCGAGAGGATCGCGACGAGCGTGTCCCGTTCGCTCCCGCGCCCGGTCCGGTCGCCGTGCCAGGCGACGCTGTCCCGCCCGTCGCGGTAGTAGCAGAGCCCCGCCGTGGCGAACGGCTCCCCCAGCTCCGCCGCGTAGTACGCGCCGAGCGCGTCCCGCGCCCGCTCCAGCACGGGGTCGGGCAGCGCCTCCCCCGCGCCGTAGTGCGCCAGCAGCCGCGGCACCGCGACCACGTCGTCGTACATGACGCGCCGCTCGGCCCGCCAGGGCACCTCCGCGGCGAGGCGCGCGAACAGGTCGTCCGCCCCGGCGAGCCAGCCCGGGAGCGTGTCGATCCAGGCGCCCGCGCCCAGCCGGGTCCGCCGGGCCGCGGAGAGGTCGCCGACCCCGGGCTCGCCGCCACCGAACAAGGACGCCTGCTGCGGGTACATACCAGCAGCGTAACCGATATTCGTACGGGCATTCGATTATGCGGCGAGGGTGCTCCCGCGGGTGCCGACGGGCGCGGGAAGCGCCGCAGGAGCGCGCCGCGCCGGGGCGGCGCACGATGGAGGCATGCTCTTCGCCGACGTCGCCCGGGTCTCCCGGGAGATCGCGCGGACGTCCGCGCGCACCCGCAAGACGGAGCTGCTGGCCGGGTTCTTCCGCGCGGCACTGCCGGAGGACGCCCCGATCGCCATCGCCTACCTGGCCGGCCGCCTCCCGCAGGGCCGCCTCGGCATCGGCTGGGCCGCGCTGCGCGACCGGGCGGACCCGGCCGCCGAGCCGACGCTGACGGTGCGGGCGGTCGACGCGGCCCTGACCGACATCGGACAGGTGTCGGGACAGGGCGCCCAGGCGGGGCGCCGGGCCCTGCTCCAGGACCTGTTCGGCCTGGCCACGGCCCCGGAGCAGGAGTACCTGCTCGGCCTGCTCACCGGCGAGGTCCGGCAGGGCGCGCTCGACGCGGCGGCCGTCGAGGGGCTGGCGGCGGCGACGGGCGCGCGGTCGGCGGACGTACGGCGGGCGGTGATGCTCGCCGGGGCGCTGGAACCGGTGGCACGGGCCCTGCTGGACCGCGGCCCCCAGGCCCTGGCCACCTTCGCGCTGGAGGTGGGGCGGCCGCTGCTGCCCATGCTGGCCGGCTCGGCGAAGGGCGTCGAGGACGCGCTGGTGCGGCTCGGGCCCTGCGCGGTGGAGGAGAAGCTCGACGGCATCCGGGTCCAGGTGCACCGCGACGGCGGCAGGGTGCGGGTCTTCACCCGCACCCTGGAGGAGGTCACGGTGCGGCTCCCGGAGGTCGTGGCGGCCGCCGCGGCCCTGCCCGCGGAGCGCTTCGTGCTGGACGGCGAGGTACTGGCGCTGGACCCGGACGGGCGGCCCCGGCCGTTCCAGGAGACCGCGGGCCGGGTGGGCTCCCGGGTGGACGTGGCGACGGCCGCGGCGGCGCTTCCGGTGCACCCGGTCTTCTTCGACCTGCTCTCCGTCGACGGCCGTGACCTGCTCGACCTGCCGTACGCGGAGCGGCACGCGTCGCTCGCCGCGCTCGTCCCGGCTGAGCGCCGGGTGCGCGACCTGCTCGTCTCCGACCCGGGCGACGAGCGGCAGGTGCGCGCCGCCGAGGAGTTCCTGGCGGCCACGCTGGCCCGCGGGCACGAGGGCGTCGTCGTCAAGGGCGCGGCCAGCCCGTACGCGGCGGGGCGGCGGGGCGCGACGTGGCTGAAGGTCAAGCCGGTGCACACCCTGGACCTGGTGGTGCTCGCCGCCGAGTGGGGGCACGGCCGGCGCACGGGCAGGCTGTCCAACCTGCATCTGGGCGCCCGGGGCGACGACGGCTCGTTCGTGATGCTCGGCAAGACCTTCAAGGGCCTCACGGACGCGCTGCTGGACTGGCAGACCGAGCACCTGCTGGCCCGCGCGGTCGGCGACGACGGCCACGTGGTCACCGTGCGCCCCGAGCTGGTGGTGGAGATCGCCTACGACGGGGTGCAGACCTCGCCGCGCTACCCGGCGGGCCTGACCCTGCGCTTCGCCCGGGTGCTGCGCTACCGCGACGACAAGACCCCGGACCAGGCGGACACCGTCGCCGCCGTCCGCGCCGCCCGCTCCGGGGACGCGCCCTGAGACCGGCCCCGGTTGCGGCGGTGCGGTCCGGGTACCCGAAGGCGACAGCTTGACGACGGCCCACGACAGCGGCAGCCGGTCCGAGCACCGGACGAGAGGTGAACCCCCATGGCCCGCACCACCCGGCGCGACAAGGTCCGCGCACTCCTCGACACCTACGGCCGCACGTACGCCGACGAGGCGGGCATCCGCCTCGCCGACACCCCGCAGCCGCTCTACCGCCTGCTGGTCCTGGCCGGCCTGCTCAGCGCCCGCATCCGCGCCGGCGTCGCCGTGGCGGCGTCGAAGGAGTTGTCGGCGGCCGGCCTGCGCAGCCCGCGCGCGATGGCGGCGGCCACCTGGCAGCAGCGCGTGGACGCCCTCGGCCGCGGCGGCTACCGGCGCTACGACGAGCGGACCGCCACCCAGCTCGGCGACGGCGCGGAGCTGGCCGGCTCGCGGTACGGCGGCGACCTGCGCGGGATGCGGGCCCGAGCCGACGGCGACGTCGCGGAACTGCGCCGCGAGCTGCGGGAGTTCCCGGGAATGGGCCCTGCGGGCGCGGACATCTTCCTGCGCGAGGCACAGGCCGTCTGGCCCGAGGTCGCGCCCTACCTGGACGCGAAGACCCTCCAGGGCGCCCGGCTGCTCGGCCTGCCCGAGGCCCCCGCCCGGCTGACCGAGCTCGCCGACGGCGCCGATCCCTCGGTGCTCGCCGCCGCCCTGGCCCGCGTGGCGCTGGACAAGGACGCGGTGCGGACCGTCGAGGAGGCGGCCGCGGCGCGCTGACACCGCCGGCCACCGCCGGCTCCGCCACGGTACGGGGGCCGCGGTACGGGGGCGCCGCCGCCGTACGGGGAGGGGCGGGCGGGGCGGCTACTGGTTGTCGAGCCGCAGCTTGGCCTCCTGCTCCTGGTCGCCCGCGGCGGTGCCGACGACCCGGACCGCGAAAGCCTCCGCGAGGCCCTCCCGGAGCCGGTCGACGGCGCGGTAGCCGCCCTGGGCGGTGACGGTGACGGGCGCGCTCAGCCGGCCGGGATCGGCCAGGCCCAGCGTGCGCGACACGTCGAACGTGGCCGTCCACACCGTGGGGTGCCCGCCTTCCGTCTCCTCGGGCCGGTCGTCCTCGGCCCGGTCGGACGGGAAGCTGGCCTGGAGCGCGGCGAGGACGGCGCGGGCGTCCTCCTGGTCGCAGCCGTCCAGGACGACGGCGACCTGCGCGGACGGGTCGAGCGGCTGGTCTTGCGCGGTACTCACGGTGATGTCCTCTCGGGTGGACCGGCGGGCGGGCGGTCCGCGGACACGGCGGGCCATGATCAGCGCATTTCCGCTGGGCGGCGGACAAAACCCCGTACTGGGCCGTACGGGCGCGGGCCTTCCGGGTGATCGGGGCCCGGGCCGCTGCGGCACAATCGGGGGATGCCGCGACGCGCCGCCCGTACCCCTCCCACGTCCCGAGCCGGCCGCACCTCGCCCGCCTCCCGGACCGCCCGCACCACTGCCGCACTGCCGCCGGACGCCGCCTGCCCCTGTGGGCTGCCCGCCCGCTACGGCGACTGCTGCGGGCCCCTGCACGCGGGCACGGCGGCCGCGCCCACCGCCGAGCGGCTGATGCGGTCGCGCTACGCCGCGTTCGCCGTGGGTGACGCGGCGTACCTGCTGCGCACCTGGGCCGCGGCCGTCCGGCCGCCCGAGCTGGACCTCGACCCGGCCGTCCGCTGGACCGGCCTGGACATCCTCGGCACCACAGGGGGCAGCGCCTTCCACGCCGAGGGCACCGTGGAGTTCCGCGCCCGCTACCGGCTGGACGGCCGGGACGGCGAGCAGCGGGAGAACAGCCGCTTCGTCCGCGAGGGCGGGCTGTGGGTCTACGTCGAGGCGCTGAC encodes:
- a CDS encoding class I SAM-dependent methyltransferase; protein product: MTGPGACDRKAEGGERSGLRRRPTTRRACVPGPVNQAGCVRHGLGRASAALDVQTGGGEVLAGAPVLPPVTAATESWPPNAAKATVLLHPRGVVVVADPDEPPLPFADAAFDLVTSRHPVTVWWREIARVLRPGGTYLSQQVGPASAAEVYEFFLGPQPSGAGGARDPETARAGAEAAGLEVLDLRLERLRMEFHDIGAVVYFLRKVIWMVPDFTVERYRARLYDLHRLITTRGPFVAHSTRFLIEARKP
- a CDS encoding DEAD/DEAH box helicase; protein product: MPADQRRSTVEGDWLGTGRRSTAEHERQADILRYWRAVEYFSPPTVEPVNPRADMFAVRPHRPLPWEPGSEVSRAPSRPNTVWQHTVYAGTFAVEKVRDLLLETFRAPDAELDLDGRISGDSAVLCFTVTAEGLLIKDSPTVSACAWAVGRTLDPGPQDEHWLDGFESHSAALLQRLLDLGDGKVEVERRTVSTGPGAASTELGAVAGLFSRLAVTAARSGLSSAAAAAGAGLGPVGGLATELIEQAGGELIDAAADRLADLVAGAERPSGGRRPDGMADGTPDQDGSGDTAGPDGAEPEAADTEGTDAGGAEPQEPPAELGTKVLDVHDLAAVTRWVAEQLGVAAVLRPDAIRVKSYRVSAKHADETVGDTLLNSFYADDLQRVAEAVAAGGAGEALLGYLRADADLDADARHDVRRAPETVLEQVRPSRMPLGRWPADSDKPLVLSQQFAVNRIMDTLGADGGTGVYAVNGPPGTGKTTMLRDLIAAVVVRRAERLAELPGPELAFSRTPFTWRVEDNAGKTYPRSIHPLVPGLTGFEMVIASSNNGAVENVTLEVPGARAVGDEWKAEADYLSGPAGIALGEPAWGAIAARLGRRSNRSDFVQRFWWGNTPQVPGPRRAPSAPAPPRPPGLQKMLQQQIAHVPGSSRRPQAAGDAPGQEAPLGRETWSDAVRRFSTARRRVRELAARRQEIADLAARLAAPDAVLAGLLAHMSDAQDALALLQRERRHGEAALDERRREHTARTDALDEARRLLEEADARTALGAQDVRSAEALVHGHNAQRPGLLRRIFSPETGRRWEAERDLLTARLATADTRLTTLEASRATRRADSRAARGARDEALTAVRGAQSRLAACEQAVARQVAAVAEAGEQADRRRREREAEGQRLAEARRRWGASVPGDEWRADADDREAMEARELSAPWMDAEFAAARSALFLAALDLHRALLAAAPDRLRRNLQATMDVVGGQAPSDLPAQVVLAAWQMLFLVVPVISTTFASMGRMFGRLGGEALGWLLVDEAGQAAPQEVVGALWRTRRAVVVGDPLQLEPVVTLPWTGQRRLATRFSVDRRWAPSAASVQTLADRLNPYGTWLADSEGGQVWLGSPLRVHRRCDRLMFDVSNTIAYDGMMVYGVSRDQDDFPLVTRSVWVDVPALPGEEKWNPEEGGALEWFLDLVRDRVTDAMQREPYDGSLLPGPGSDPGPGAPADARARELRRRIDESLFVISPFRDVVGGIGRVADGRLSRRRYGTVHTTQGKEADIVVLVLGTGAGQVGSRDWAARTPNLLNVAVTRARRRLVVIGDHALWSRHRYFRDLAGHDRLHRWTPER
- a CDS encoding endonuclease, whose protein sequence is MARTTRRDKVRALLDTYGRTYADEAGIRLADTPQPLYRLLVLAGLLSARIRAGVAVAASKELSAAGLRSPRAMAAATWQQRVDALGRGGYRRYDERTATQLGDGAELAGSRYGGDLRGMRARADGDVAELRRELREFPGMGPAGADIFLREAQAVWPEVAPYLDAKTLQGARLLGLPEAPARLTELADGADPSVLAAALARVALDKDAVRTVEEAAAAR
- a CDS encoding YchJ family protein, which gives rise to MPRRAARTPPTSRAGRTSPASRTARTTAALPPDAACPCGLPARYGDCCGPLHAGTAAAPTAERLMRSRYAAFAVGDAAYLLRTWAAAVRPPELDLDPAVRWTGLDILGTTGGSAFHAEGTVEFRARYRLDGRDGEQRENSRFVREGGLWVYVEALT
- a CDS encoding DUF5709 domain-containing protein, whose amino-acid sequence is MTEQQGGTDDLGRGDDVYQPEAGGDREIREDTGPLEPADTLDDRGVDEVLDEGYSPPERPLAVEGSGTTGQEQRAGESLEERLARERPEREPPEGDGLGDAPDTDGELLDPEAGGSRSGRLVGPDEGAHARRDGVAGEDVGIDGGAASAEEAAVHLVADADLPDEELPDDDEDDAGR
- a CDS encoding sensor histidine kinase, whose amino-acid sequence is MEPVGGAFSHPAYFYRDDTECLDSTLAFVRDGLAAGERVAVAVPGERLAQLHNALGPAADGVHFTDMARAGRNPGRIISGVLAAFADAQPDGPVRIVAEPVWPGRTPLEYPACVQHEALVNSAFDGRRATILCLYDATRLPPQALGDACVTHPVLIEGGRRRASAHYAPERAVASYNVPLAEPRFAASFPFDDDGLRAARQFAVRAADELGLTGRRLDDLALAVAELTTNSVLHGGGSGVVRVWAENGHVAFEVRDAGRLADPLAGSRTPPPGRPGGRGLLMVHQIADLVRTHTSAAGTAIRCYLTLNPPATA
- a CDS encoding ATP-dependent DNA ligase gives rise to the protein MLFADVARVSREIARTSARTRKTELLAGFFRAALPEDAPIAIAYLAGRLPQGRLGIGWAALRDRADPAAEPTLTVRAVDAALTDIGQVSGQGAQAGRRALLQDLFGLATAPEQEYLLGLLTGEVRQGALDAAAVEGLAAATGARSADVRRAVMLAGALEPVARALLDRGPQALATFALEVGRPLLPMLAGSAKGVEDALVRLGPCAVEEKLDGIRVQVHRDGGRVRVFTRTLEEVTVRLPEVVAAAAALPAERFVLDGEVLALDPDGRPRPFQETAGRVGSRVDVATAAAALPVHPVFFDLLSVDGRDLLDLPYAERHASLAALVPAERRVRDLLVSDPGDERQVRAAEEFLAATLARGHEGVVVKGAASPYAAGRRGATWLKVKPVHTLDLVVLAAEWGHGRRTGRLSNLHLGARGDDGSFVMLGKTFKGLTDALLDWQTEHLLARAVGDDGHVVTVRPELVVEIAYDGVQTSPRYPAGLTLRFARVLRYRDDKTPDQADTVAAVRAARSGDAP
- a CDS encoding alpha-ketoglutarate-dependent dioxygenase AlkB; this translates as MYPQQASLFGGGEPGVGDLSAARRTRLGAGAWIDTLPGWLAGADDLFARLAAEVPWRAERRVMYDDVVAVPRLLAHYGAGEALPDPVLERARDALGAYYAAELGEPFATAGLCYYRDGRDSVAWHGDRTGRGSERDTLVAILSLGEPRPLLLRPRGGGPAKVRCPLGHGDLIVMGGSCQRTWDHAIPKTRSTVGGRISVQFRPSGVR